The following are from one region of the Phormidium sp. PBR-2020 genome:
- the ndhI gene encoding NAD(P)H-quinone oxidoreductase subunit I, translated as MKFLKQVGDYAKDSFQAAKFIGQGLAVTFDHMGRRPVTVQYPYEKLIPSERYRGRIHFEFDKCISCEVCVRVCPINLPVVDWEFNKEQKKKKLNHYSIDFGVCIFCGNCVEYCPTNCLSMTEEYELSAYDRHELNYDSVALGRLPEKVTLDPMVQPMRELAYLPKGVTDPHDLPKGSQRAGRHPEDILEELEQEKAQREKASADSEKN; from the coding sequence CTGAAGTTTCTCAAACAAGTCGGCGACTACGCCAAAGACTCCTTTCAAGCGGCCAAATTCATCGGCCAGGGATTAGCCGTCACCTTCGACCATATGGGTCGTCGGCCCGTGACCGTGCAATATCCCTATGAAAAACTCATTCCCTCAGAACGCTATCGAGGCCGGATTCACTTTGAATTTGATAAGTGCATCTCCTGCGAAGTCTGTGTGCGGGTTTGCCCCATCAACCTCCCCGTGGTGGATTGGGAATTTAACAAAGAACAGAAGAAAAAGAAACTCAACCACTACAGCATTGATTTCGGCGTGTGTATCTTCTGTGGTAACTGCGTGGAGTACTGCCCCACCAACTGTTTGTCCATGACCGAAGAGTACGAACTCAGTGCCTACGATCGCCATGAACTCAACTACGATAGCGTGGCCCTAGGACGACTTCCCGAAAAAGTCACCCTCGATCCGATGGTACAACCGATGCGAGAACTGGCATACTTACCCAAGGGTGTCACCGACCCCCACGATCTGCCCAAAGGATCTCAACGTGCGGGTCGTCACCCTGAGGATATCCTCGAAGAACTCGAACAAGAGAAGGCGCAGCGGGAAAAAGCCAGCGCCGACTCTGAGAAAAACTGA
- a CDS encoding DUF433 domain-containing protein, with protein sequence MTSTSNKQAIIRTERGLTIAGTRITLYDVMDYVISQYPPKFIRSLFDLTEQQIEAALSYIDANRSEVEEEYQLVLKQAEENRQYWEERNREHVARLAAMQPRPGREALWEKLLAQKARHELEA encoded by the coding sequence ATGACTTCGACATCCAACAAACAAGCTATTATTCGTACTGAGCGAGGATTAACCATTGCGGGTACCCGAATCACTCTGTACGACGTGATGGACTATGTGATAAGTCAATACCCACCTAAGTTTATCCGCTCCTTATTTGACCTAACAGAGCAACAGATTGAAGCTGCTTTATCCTATATTGACGCAAATCGTTCTGAAGTCGAAGAAGAATATCAGCTTGTTCTAAAGCAAGCTGAGGAAAATCGGCAGTATTGGGAGGAACGTAATCGTGAGCATGTTGCTCGTCTTGCAGCAATGCAACCCAGACCAGGTCGAGAGGCTCTTTGGGAAAAACTCCTAGCCCAGAAAGCTAGGCATGAACTAGAAGCATGA
- the gmk gene encoding guanylate kinase, producing MTAGKLIVLTGPSGVGKGTLLRSLRQRHPELCLSISATTRQPRQGEVDGVDYHFLTRQAFQDKIAQDAFIEWAEFAGNYYGTPRQSLETQMAQGHWVILEIEVEGARQVRRSFPDALLVFVHPPSFGELERRLRGRDRDSEEAIRRRLKRAKEELQAADEFDVQVTNGVIEEALQALEVAVFAESKA from the coding sequence ATGACTGCTGGAAAATTAATTGTCTTGACTGGCCCGAGTGGAGTTGGTAAAGGGACGTTACTGCGATCGCTGCGCCAACGCCACCCGGAGCTTTGTCTGTCGATTTCGGCGACGACTCGTCAACCCCGTCAGGGTGAAGTCGATGGAGTGGATTATCATTTTTTGACTCGGCAGGCATTTCAGGACAAGATTGCCCAGGATGCTTTTATTGAATGGGCCGAGTTTGCGGGTAATTACTATGGAACCCCGCGCCAATCCTTGGAAACACAGATGGCGCAGGGTCATTGGGTGATTTTAGAGATTGAAGTGGAAGGGGCCCGCCAGGTGCGCCGCAGCTTCCCGGATGCGTTGTTGGTGTTTGTTCATCCTCCGTCGTTTGGGGAGTTGGAACGGCGGCTTCGGGGACGCGATCGCGACTCAGAGGAGGCGATTCGGCGGCGACTCAAACGGGCCAAGGAGGAACTTCAAGCGGCTGACGAGTTTGATGTACAGGTCACCAATGGGGTGATTGAAGAGGCGCTTCAGGCCCTTGAAGTGGCGGTGTTTGCTGAGTCTAAAGCTTGA
- a CDS encoding SIMPL domain-containing protein (The SIMPL domain is named for its presence in mouse protein SIMPL (signalling molecule that associates with mouse pelle-like kinase). Bacterial member BP26, from Brucella, was shown to assemble into a channel-like structure, while YggE from E. coli has been associated with resistance to oxidative stress.), with protein sequence MMYLSQRLLALPAAFMLASGAIALMAPPPVMAQEQSQRTLTVQGQGSVFIPASIAQVNLGVEVDAETAEAAQQQAARQSSAVVELLRSRNVEKLQTTGVRLNPIYSRRDNQQVITGYRAANTVSFQIATDAAGELLDTAVSRGATRIMGINFIGSDEAIAQARDRALQEATLDARSQADVVLGTLNLQRRDIVSINVNQTSHSAPPVPYQRMEAMAMDASTPIEGGEQQVTASVTLEVRY encoded by the coding sequence ATGATGTATCTCTCCCAAAGACTACTCGCTCTCCCTGCGGCTTTCATGCTTGCATCTGGGGCGATCGCCCTCATGGCCCCACCCCCTGTTATGGCTCAAGAACAATCCCAGCGCACCCTGACGGTTCAAGGCCAAGGTTCCGTCTTTATCCCCGCCAGCATCGCTCAGGTGAATTTAGGGGTAGAAGTGGACGCTGAAACGGCTGAGGCGGCCCAACAACAGGCCGCTCGTCAATCGTCGGCGGTGGTTGAACTGTTGCGATCGCGCAATGTGGAGAAACTACAAACCACCGGCGTTCGGCTCAACCCCATCTATAGCCGTCGCGATAACCAACAAGTCATTACAGGCTATCGGGCCGCCAATACCGTCAGTTTTCAAATCGCGACTGACGCAGCCGGAGAACTCCTCGATACCGCCGTCTCCCGTGGTGCAACTCGTATTATGGGAATTAACTTTATCGGCAGTGACGAAGCCATCGCCCAGGCCCGCGATCGCGCCCTACAAGAAGCCACCCTCGATGCTCGCTCCCAAGCCGACGTGGTTCTGGGAACCCTCAATCTCCAACGCCGAGATATTGTCAGCATCAACGTCAACCAAACCAGTCATAGCGCCCCACCGGTTCCCTATCAACGGATGGAAGCCATGGCCATGGATGCGTCCACCCCCATTGAAGGGGGAGAACAGCAAGTGACCGCCTCCGTTACCCTAGAAGTTCGCTACTAA
- a CDS encoding NFACT family protein → MQPVDFTTLCAIYADFRTFWLPARLEQVIQSDRTQLALALRTLDRRGWLRLCWHPQAAHLCLSSPPPKVPDTFTFSDQLRHQLKGLALVDVTPLSPWERVLDFQFARRPGDPLQSHLYVEIMGKYSNVILTNAENLIITAAHQVSAQQSRVRPILTGQPYDPPPAMSGATPRRDESFERWQERISLIPDSLRRNLLKPYRGLSSALVRSLCARAQLNPETSTDQLSDADWQRLFDSWQQWLTILETQTFQPGWTDSGYTVLGWDAQTPADSVQILIDRYYSDRLNQQFFQQLRHQLSQKLSQTLKKLNLKRQTFLDKLDQSADADQHRHQADLLMAHLQDWTPGMSDIVLADFETGDPITIPLDPEKNAVSNAQALYKRHQKLRRAKQAVQPLLQATEAEINYLQQVEAALDQLGPYQQADDLSALEDIRDELVEQDYLSSPQHRPQRESAPHPFHHFQTPSGFDLLVGRNNRQNDQISFRIATEYDLWFHTQEIPGSHVLLRLPPGTQPDPKDLQFAADIAAYYSRARDSDAAPVVYADPKYVYKPKGAKPGMAIYKHETVLWGKPGEVERQLESRRGGPASR, encoded by the coding sequence GTGCAACCCGTCGATTTCACCACCCTTTGCGCCATTTATGCCGATTTCCGGACATTTTGGCTACCCGCTCGTCTTGAACAAGTCATTCAAAGCGATCGCACCCAACTGGCCCTAGCCCTACGCACCCTCGACCGTCGTGGCTGGCTGCGCCTCTGTTGGCATCCCCAAGCCGCCCATCTCTGTCTGAGCAGTCCCCCCCCCAAAGTTCCCGACACCTTCACCTTCAGCGACCAACTGCGCCACCAACTCAAAGGCTTAGCCCTCGTCGACGTCACCCCCCTCTCCCCTTGGGAACGAGTCCTAGACTTTCAATTTGCCCGTCGCCCCGGAGATCCCCTCCAGAGTCATCTCTACGTGGAAATCATGGGCAAATACAGCAACGTGATTCTCACCAACGCCGAGAACCTGATTATCACTGCCGCCCATCAAGTCAGCGCCCAACAGTCCCGCGTGCGGCCAATTCTCACCGGACAACCCTACGACCCCCCCCCAGCCATGAGCGGGGCCACCCCCCGACGGGATGAATCCTTCGAGCGTTGGCAAGAGCGCATCAGCTTAATTCCCGACTCTCTCCGGCGCAACCTCCTCAAACCCTATCGCGGCCTAAGTTCCGCCCTAGTGCGATCGCTCTGCGCCCGGGCCCAACTCAACCCCGAAACCTCCACCGACCAACTCTCAGACGCCGATTGGCAGCGCCTCTTTGACAGTTGGCAACAATGGCTCACCATCCTAGAAACCCAGACCTTTCAACCCGGCTGGACCGACAGCGGCTACACCGTCCTCGGCTGGGATGCCCAAACCCCCGCCGACAGCGTTCAGATCCTCATTGACCGCTACTACAGCGATCGCCTCAACCAACAATTCTTCCAACAACTGCGCCATCAACTGAGCCAAAAACTCAGCCAAACCCTCAAAAAACTCAATCTCAAGCGGCAAACCTTCCTCGACAAACTCGACCAATCCGCCGACGCCGACCAACACCGACACCAGGCCGACCTACTCATGGCCCATCTGCAAGACTGGACCCCCGGCATGAGTGACATCGTCCTAGCAGATTTTGAAACCGGCGACCCCATCACCATCCCCCTAGACCCCGAAAAAAATGCCGTCAGCAACGCCCAGGCGCTCTATAAACGGCATCAAAAACTCCGACGAGCTAAACAAGCCGTTCAGCCCCTTTTACAAGCCACAGAAGCCGAAATAAACTACCTCCAACAAGTCGAAGCCGCCCTCGACCAACTCGGTCCCTATCAACAGGCCGACGACCTCAGCGCCCTCGAAGACATCCGGGACGAACTCGTCGAGCAAGACTATCTCAGCTCCCCCCAACATCGCCCTCAGCGCGAGAGCGCCCCTCACCCCTTCCATCACTTCCAGACCCCCAGTGGCTTCGATCTCCTCGTGGGGCGTAACAACCGCCAAAACGACCAGATTTCCTTCCGCATCGCCACAGAATACGACCTCTGGTTCCACACCCAAGAAATCCCGGGGAGCCATGTACTGCTGCGACTCCCTCCCGGAACCCAGCCTGACCCCAAAGACCTCCAGTTTGCGGCGGACATTGCCGCCTACTATAGCCGTGCCAGAGATAGTGACGCGGCCCCTGTGGTTTATGCCGATCCTAAATACGTCTATAAGCCCAAAGGGGCAAAACCCGGCATGGCGATCTACAAGCACGAAACCGTCCTCTGGGGCAAGCCTGGAGAGGTCGAACGACAACTTGAATCGCGCAGAGGGGGCCCTGCCAGCCGCTAA
- a CDS encoding NADH-quinone oxidoreductase subunit J produces MNLAEGVQLVSFGILVATTIAAALGVVLLENIVYSAFLLGGVFISMAGLYLLLNADFVAAAQILVYVGAVNVLIIFAIMLVNKNEVFKPMKNAWFRKGATALVCVGLFALLGTMVQSTSWAVLETIEPVSSTALRLGQHFFSDFLLPFELVSVLLLIAMVGAIILARREFIPDLDAEKEFVFTLPERPREPVGAIGEAPDDSDS; encoded by the coding sequence GTGAATTTAGCTGAAGGCGTTCAACTCGTCTCATTTGGAATCTTAGTCGCGACGACCATCGCTGCTGCTTTGGGCGTGGTCTTACTGGAAAATATTGTCTATTCTGCCTTTCTTCTCGGGGGCGTGTTTATCAGTATGGCGGGGTTATATCTGCTGCTAAATGCTGATTTCGTCGCCGCCGCCCAAATCCTCGTCTATGTCGGTGCTGTCAACGTGCTGATTATTTTCGCCATTATGTTGGTGAATAAAAACGAGGTCTTTAAGCCGATGAAAAATGCCTGGTTCCGCAAAGGGGCAACGGCTTTAGTCTGTGTGGGCTTGTTTGCCCTGTTGGGGACGATGGTTCAATCGACCTCCTGGGCTGTGTTAGAAACCATTGAACCGGTTTCGAGTACGGCACTGCGTCTCGGACAACATTTCTTTAGTGATTTCTTGTTGCCTTTTGAGTTGGTCTCAGTCCTGCTCCTAATCGCGATGGTGGGAGCAATTATTTTGGCTCGCCGGGAATTTATCCCCGATTTAGATGCCGAGAAAGAGTTTGTTTTTACGCTTCCTGAACGTCCCCGTGAACCGGTTGGGGCGATTGGAGAGGCTCCCGATGATTCTGACAGTTAA
- a CDS encoding GNAT family N-acetyltransferase: protein MGFWKSIFSSSDSASPSPNAISLEEYSAPGMSDRLGTQSRIYFSTDRSIDLYELEELCDSVGWARRPLRKVRKALQHSYMVVSMWEVRGTRKRLIGFARATSDCAFNATVWDVAIRPEFQGKGLGKALMSYLISKLRREDISNITLFADPHVVKFYGGLGFLADPEGIKGMFWYPN, encoded by the coding sequence ATGGGTTTTTGGAAAAGCATTTTCAGTAGTTCGGATTCGGCTTCCCCATCGCCGAACGCTATCTCCTTAGAGGAGTACTCAGCACCCGGCATGAGCGATCGCCTGGGAACACAAAGTCGAATTTATTTTAGTACTGACCGCAGTATCGATTTATACGAACTCGAAGAACTTTGTGACTCCGTTGGGTGGGCCCGTCGTCCCCTACGCAAAGTTCGCAAGGCCCTCCAACACAGTTACATGGTCGTTTCCATGTGGGAAGTGCGAGGAACCCGCAAGCGTCTCATCGGCTTTGCCCGCGCCACCTCAGACTGTGCCTTCAATGCCACCGTCTGGGATGTTGCCATCCGCCCAGAGTTCCAGGGCAAAGGACTAGGCAAAGCCCTGATGAGTTATCTCATCTCCAAACTACGGCGGGAAGACATCAGCAACATCACCCTCTTCGCCGATCCCCATGTGGTCAAATTTTACGGCGGTTTAGGCTTTCTCGCTGATCCCGAAGGCATCAAAGGGATGTTTTGGTATCCCAATTGA
- a CDS encoding ACP S-malonyltransferase: MNFLIDHNLGGHAEILLGNIASQGWLELVSIRFITFKEIKLSIDSSDRIVWRTAQSNKMILLTANRSMKGEDSLEQVLREENKVDSFPVITIGDADRFLADRVYRNGCVDRILEILLDIETWMGVGR, encoded by the coding sequence ATGAATTTCTTGATTGATCATAACTTGGGGGGCCATGCAGAGATTTTATTGGGCAATATTGCGAGTCAAGGCTGGTTAGAGCTTGTCTCAATTCGTTTCATCACCTTTAAGGAGATAAAATTGTCTATCGACAGTAGTGATCGAATTGTTTGGCGAACTGCTCAGTCAAATAAGATGATTTTGTTAACTGCCAACCGAAGTATGAAAGGTGAAGACTCTCTGGAACAAGTTCTTCGAGAAGAAAATAAAGTAGATTCCTTTCCTGTCATTACAATTGGAGATGCGGATCGATTTTTGGCTGATCGAGTTTATCGAAACGGTTGTGTTGATCGCATTCTCGAAATCCTGTTGGATATCGAAACCTGGATGGGTGTTGGTCGGTAA
- a CDS encoding DEAD/DEAH box helicase, with translation MTYSPDNALIIQSDRTVLLDVHAPKAEAAQAAIAPFAELVKSPEHIHTYRLSALSIWNARAAGMPVAAMVAALQDHAKYPMPESVAQEIEALGQRYGLTTLNAGTGGDLRLQVADKPLAELLQRHEQVGPLLRERLSPTTFAIALGDRGLLKQALLTAGYPAEDLAGYMTGDELPLDLLTTTHSGQPFHLRPYQKTAADLFYQSGQARGGSGVIVLPCGAGKTMVGMAAMAMIQQKTLILTSNLTSVHQWQQELLDKTTLTADQIAEYSGQHKATGPVTLATYQILTYRASQEDDFLHLGLFDQQAWGLIIYDEVHLLPAPVFRITAQLQARRRLGLTATLIREDGREGDVFTLIGPKRYDVPWRELEGQGFIAAADCTEIRIPQTQERQMDYAIAGRRYQFRIAAENPLKLDVVQTVLEQEAGHRVLIIGEYLDQLKAIAQEVDVPLITGKTSQKKRDRLYASFRSGEISGLILSRVGNFALDLPDADVLIQVSGKYGSRQEEAQRLGRILRPKSDGRKAQFYSLVSLRTCEEDFAQHRQLFLTEQGYRYHIQFWEV, from the coding sequence ATGACCTATTCTCCCGACAATGCGCTAATTATCCAAAGCGATCGCACCGTTCTACTCGACGTCCACGCCCCCAAAGCCGAGGCGGCCCAGGCGGCCATTGCCCCCTTTGCCGAACTGGTCAAAAGTCCCGAACATATCCACACCTACCGCCTCAGTGCCCTCAGCATTTGGAATGCCCGCGCCGCCGGAATGCCCGTTGCCGCTATGGTGGCAGCGCTGCAAGACCATGCCAAATACCCCATGCCCGAGTCAGTGGCTCAGGAAATCGAGGCCCTGGGTCAACGGTATGGCCTAACCACTCTAAATGCGGGAACGGGTGGAGATTTGCGGTTACAGGTGGCCGATAAACCCCTGGCAGAACTCTTGCAGCGCCATGAGCAGGTGGGGCCACTGCTGAGAGAACGGTTGTCGCCCACCACATTTGCGATCGCCCTGGGGGATCGCGGCCTTCTCAAACAGGCGCTGCTGACGGCAGGCTATCCAGCAGAAGATCTGGCCGGGTACATGACGGGGGATGAACTGCCCCTGGACTTGTTAACCACCACCCATAGCGGCCAACCCTTTCACCTGCGGCCCTACCAGAAAACAGCCGCTGATCTGTTCTACCAGTCCGGGCAGGCCAGGGGCGGCAGTGGGGTAATCGTCCTCCCCTGTGGTGCTGGTAAAACCATGGTGGGCATGGCGGCAATGGCGATGATCCAGCAGAAAACCCTGATCCTCACCAGCAACCTCACCTCTGTCCATCAGTGGCAGCAGGAACTGTTGGATAAAACCACTCTAACCGCCGACCAAATTGCCGAGTATAGCGGTCAACACAAAGCCACCGGGCCAGTCACCCTGGCCACCTACCAAATCCTCACCTATCGAGCCAGCCAGGAGGACGACTTTCTTCACCTGGGGTTGTTTGACCAGCAAGCCTGGGGGTTGATTATCTACGACGAAGTTCACCTCCTGCCCGCGCCCGTCTTTCGCATCACCGCCCAACTCCAGGCCCGTCGTCGTCTTGGGTTAACCGCCACCCTCATTCGTGAAGATGGCCGAGAGGGGGATGTGTTCACCCTCATTGGCCCCAAACGCTACGACGTGCCCTGGCGAGAATTGGAGGGGCAGGGCTTTATTGCCGCCGCCGACTGTACCGAAATCCGTATTCCTCAAACCCAGGAACGGCAAATGGACTATGCGATCGCGGGACGACGGTACCAGTTTCGCATCGCTGCCGAAAATCCCCTCAAGTTAGATGTGGTGCAAACCGTGTTGGAGCAAGAAGCTGGCCACCGAGTTTTAATTATTGGCGAATACCTAGATCAACTCAAAGCTATTGCCCAGGAGGTGGACGTTCCCCTAATTACCGGCAAGACCAGTCAGAAAAAGCGCGATCGCCTCTATGCCAGTTTTCGGAGTGGCGAGATTTCCGGCCTCATCCTCTCGCGAGTCGGCAACTTTGCCCTCGACCTACCCGATGCCGACGTATTAATTCAGGTCTCTGGTAAATACGGGTCTCGCCAGGAAGAAGCCCAGCGGTTAGGGCGTATTCTGCGACCCAAGTCAGATGGCCGCAAGGCTCAGTTTTACAGCCTGGTGTCACTGCGCACCTGTGAGGAGGACTTTGCCCAACATCGCCAGTTATTTTTAACGGAACAGGGCTATCGCTATCACATTCAGTTTTGGGAAGTTTAG
- a CDS encoding PIN domain-containing protein encodes MYIVDTDVMIDIQRGYGPALAWFASLPEVPNIPGFVVMELIQDAQNKQQVRKVLQLVAPLAIVWPTETDCARALSDFTAYHLSHKVGLIDALIAACAVGRSATLCTFNVKHYQVISGLSTEQPYSR; translated from the coding sequence ATGTATATCGTCGATACCGATGTCATGATCGACATTCAGCGGGGTTATGGGCCTGCACTGGCTTGGTTTGCCTCTCTCCCGGAAGTCCCAAACATTCCTGGTTTTGTAGTGATGGAATTGATTCAGGACGCTCAGAACAAGCAACAGGTGCGTAAAGTCCTACAGCTTGTAGCGCCGTTAGCCATTGTTTGGCCCACTGAAACTGACTGCGCCCGTGCCCTATCTGACTTTACGGCTTATCATCTATCTCACAAGGTTGGTCTGATTGATGCCTTGATTGCGGCTTGTGCCGTTGGGCGTAGCGCAACCCTCTGTACTTTTAACGTGAAGCACTACCAAGTGATCTCAGGCTTGAGTACGGAGCAACCCTATAGCCGCTAA
- the nuoH gene encoding NADH-quinone oxidoreductase subunit NuoH, giving the protein MESGIDLQGSVIEILGGFGIPAGLAKVIWMPVPMLLMLVAATVGVLVSVWLERKISAAAQQRVGPEFAGPLGTLQPVADGLKLLFKEDIIPTRADPWLFTIGPAIVVIPVFLSYLIVPFGQNLVITDLSIGAFLWIALSSITPIGLLMSGYSSNNKYALIGGLRAAAQSISYEIPLALSVLAIVLMSNSLSTIDIVNQQADYGILSWNLWRQPVGFVIFWVAALAETERLPFDLPEAEEELVAGYQTEYTGMKFALFYLGSYVNLVLSALFVSVFYLGGWTLPIPVETLTQWLGVNEFSPAVQVITGSLGITMVLAKTYLFVFLAILLRWTTPRVRIDQLLDLGWKFLLPVSLANLLITAALKLAFPVAFGG; this is encoded by the coding sequence ATGGAATCAGGAATCGACCTCCAAGGTAGTGTAATCGAGATCCTCGGGGGCTTTGGTATCCCAGCCGGGTTGGCCAAAGTCATCTGGATGCCCGTCCCCATGCTGCTGATGTTGGTAGCCGCCACCGTCGGAGTTTTAGTCTCCGTCTGGCTAGAGCGAAAAATCTCCGCCGCCGCTCAACAGCGGGTTGGCCCCGAGTTTGCCGGGCCCTTGGGGACATTGCAACCCGTCGCCGACGGTCTAAAGCTACTGTTCAAAGAAGACATCATCCCCACGCGGGCCGATCCCTGGCTCTTTACCATTGGCCCGGCGATCGTCGTGATCCCCGTCTTTCTGTCCTATCTCATCGTTCCCTTCGGACAGAACCTCGTCATTACCGACCTCAGTATCGGTGCTTTCCTCTGGATTGCCCTATCGAGTATTACCCCCATCGGCTTACTGATGTCCGGGTACTCCTCCAATAATAAATATGCCCTCATCGGGGGATTACGGGCTGCCGCTCAGTCCATCAGCTACGAAATCCCTCTGGCCTTATCGGTGTTGGCGATCGTCCTGATGTCCAATAGCCTCAGTACCATCGACATCGTCAACCAGCAAGCTGACTACGGCATTCTCAGTTGGAACCTCTGGCGACAACCCGTCGGGTTTGTCATCTTCTGGGTTGCCGCCTTAGCTGAAACCGAGCGACTTCCCTTTGACCTTCCGGAAGCCGAAGAAGAACTGGTGGCTGGGTATCAGACCGAATACACCGGCATGAAATTTGCCCTGTTCTATCTGGGTTCTTACGTCAACCTGGTTCTTAGCGCCCTTTTCGTCTCCGTCTTCTACCTCGGAGGTTGGACACTCCCGATTCCCGTTGAAACCTTAACCCAATGGCTTGGGGTGAACGAATTTTCCCCCGCCGTGCAGGTCATCACCGGTTCCCTCGGAATCACCATGGTCTTAGCGAAAACCTACCTGTTTGTGTTTCTGGCAATTTTGCTGCGCTGGACGACACCTCGGGTTCGCATTGACCAACTCTTGGACCTAGGCTGGAAGTTCTTGCTTCCCGTCTCCTTAGCCAACTTGCTCATTACCGCCGCCCTCAAACTTGCCTTCCCAGTTGCATTTGGTGGCTAA
- a CDS encoding DUF370 domain-containing protein, with product MDIQLINIGFGNIVSANRVVAIVSPESAPIKRIIIDARERGQLVDATYGRRTRAVIVTDSSHVILSAIQPETVANRFVFNKDGREAHT from the coding sequence ATGGATATTCAGCTTATTAACATCGGCTTTGGCAATATCGTTTCAGCGAATCGCGTTGTTGCCATCGTTAGCCCTGAGTCGGCTCCCATTAAGCGTATCATTATCGATGCCAGAGAGCGGGGTCAGTTGGTGGATGCCACCTATGGTCGTCGCACGCGTGCGGTGATTGTCACGGATTCGAGTCATGTGATTCTCTCGGCAATTCAGCCCGAAACCGTTGCCAACCGCTTTGTTTTCAATAAAGATGGTAGGGAGGCTCATACGTAA
- the nuoK gene encoding NADH-quinone oxidoreductase subunit NuoK — MQLEYFLLLAAALFCIGIYGLINSRNAVRVLMSIELLLNAVNLNLMAFSNYLDADAKGQVFSVFVITIAAAEAAVGLAIVLAIYRNRDTIDMEQFNLLKW, encoded by the coding sequence CTGCAACTGGAATATTTCTTACTCTTGGCCGCTGCCCTCTTCTGCATTGGTATTTATGGACTCATTAATAGCCGTAATGCGGTGCGGGTGTTGATGTCCATTGAGCTGTTATTAAATGCCGTGAACCTCAATCTAATGGCGTTTTCCAACTATCTGGATGCGGATGCCAAAGGACAGGTATTTTCGGTGTTTGTGATTACGATCGCAGCGGCGGAAGCAGCCGTCGGGTTAGCGATTGTACTCGCCATTTACCGCAACCGTGACACCATTGACATGGAACAGTTCAACTTATTGAAGTGGTAA
- a CDS encoding nitrogenase, with translation MLRIVNRLLAPIDGWLASLEINSPQVATAIVRLIPAQCPFERDISLWGHHLFHIPPMCKLNPFYDRFVELRFRALCYLVDTCGSDISAFS, from the coding sequence ATGCTTCGTATTGTGAACCGGCTCCTCGCTCCCATCGACGGCTGGCTGGCATCCCTAGAGATTAACAGTCCCCAAGTCGCCACGGCGATTGTGCGTCTAATTCCTGCACAATGCCCCTTTGAGCGCGATATCAGCCTCTGGGGACATCACTTGTTCCATATTCCTCCCATGTGCAAACTCAACCCCTTCTACGATCGCTTCGTTGAGTTACGCTTTCGCGCCCTCTGCTACCTCGTCGACACCTGCGGAAGCGACATCAGCGCCTTCTCCTAA